One region of Oryza sativa Japonica Group chromosome 10, ASM3414082v1 genomic DNA includes:
- the LOC107275889 gene encoding LOW QUALITY PROTEIN: SH3 domain-containing protein C23A1.17 (The sequence of the model RefSeq protein was modified relative to this genomic sequence to represent the inferred CDS: inserted 4 bases in 3 codons) translates to MGSGRGRRRWCRSTARTGTACLSASTSSPRTWSSSPSSCASSSEARSPAPSTTSSSISGXLNSTPPSSMLEDLAVYRVYKIRRKEDTEPVNAAAAVSSTDEPSTPAALPLPTPPPRPLPDMAGSSSATSLLPLQFPGLAGSSSTMPLALPLQLPGLPRSSSVMSLPGLAGEMTSMXAMAKQANMASTSQASTPSSELPQDWYDEYEVAYGAVAPPAPSTISWAALPSSPTAWWPPSNGGPMQHDGYLGMADPASYTLEHLLPTAAIPPKPMAPPKSSPAPPPAVGHHRLSPPHDAAGNYDHLELANYGGVXAQHEHHHHHPQELTDGTDGDGAMADGDTQLDAAAAAAEFDSERVAEIVSQIMDGEFEFKFDDDTIVSFNEVVAAPMLIDGDGDGDGDGADGGVGDDPFEN, encoded by the exons ATGGGAAgtggaaggggaaggagaaggtggtgcCGGAGTACGGCAAGAACCGGCACGGCATGCCTGTCGGCTTCTACTTCGTCCCCAAGGACCTGGAGCTCCTCGCCATCCTCATGTGCAAGCTCGTCCGAGGCAAGGTCCCCGGCGCCCTCAACAACGTCTTCAAGCATATCAG TATTGAATTCCACCCCGCCCTCCTCCATG CTTGAGGACCTTGCCGTGTACCGCGTGTACAAGATCAGAAGGAAGGAGGACACAGAGCCGgtgaacgccgccgccgcggtgtcgAGCACGGACGAGCCCTCCACGCCGGCGGCACTGCCACTGCCTacgccaccgccacggccaTTGCCGGACATGGCCGGATCGTCATCGGCAACGTCGCTACTGCCACTGCAATTTCCAGGCTTGGCTGGGTCGTCGTCGACGATGCCGCTGGCACTGCCACTGCAGCTGCCTGGCCTGCCCAggtcgtcgtcggtgatgtcgctGCCGGGCTTGGCTGGAGAGATGACGTCCAT GGCCATGGCGAAACAGGCGAACATGGCCTCGACGTCACAGGCATCAACACCGTCGTCGGAGCTCCCACAAGACTGGTACGACGAGTACGAGGTCGCGTACGGTGCCGTGGCGCCGCCGGCTCCTAGCACGATCAGCTGGGCGGCGCtgccgagctcgccgacggcgtGGTGGCCGCCATCGAACGGCGGGCCGATGCAGCACGACGGCTACCTCGGGATGGCGGATCCTGCGTCGTACACGTTGGAACACCTGTTGCCCACCGCGGCGATCCCGCCAAAGCCGATGGCGCCGCCGAAgagctcgccggcgccaccaccaGCCGTCGGCCACCACCGGCTCTCGCCTCCGCATGACGCCGCCGGCAACTACGACCACCTGGAGCTCGCCAACTACGGCGGCG CGGCGCAGCAcgagcatcatcatcatcatccacaGGAGCTTACGGATGGcacggacggcgacggtgccATGGCCGACGGCGACACACAGctagacgccgccgccgccgccgcggagttTGATTCCGAACGAGTAGCCGAAATAGTATCCCAAATAATGGACGGTGAATTCGAGTTTAAATTCGACGACGACACCATTGTTAGCTTCaacgaggtggtggcggcgccgatgTTGATCGACGGCGatggggacggcgacggcgatggtgcAGATGGAGGTGTTGGAGATGATCCATTCGAGAATTAG
- the LOC4348551 gene encoding F-box/kelch-repeat protein At3g23880, translated as MEPGAALRAYLPDDLVADILTRLPARSVCRFRAVCRSWRALATERQFVLAHAARDRAAAVPMNHHHRKVHPPFSPSPRRGGGEPTVMLAFVMICRRNEPDRSFYLESREDGACKLLGCWDGMMCIDVRRDSPACRDGIVVVNPISMAYAVVRSPMPDGGEFIAGYAHPDTFAFHLMYCCHNQGKVIFQVIKAGDSQWREIAADRLAISGIDFDKQGISSVALHGGLHWQLRTNSGQWVMLVYDMVTEKFRSIAAPQCAITWVRGLSVLSGRLCSIVIPESMTAEIWVLEDYHEHRSWHCIREIDMAASAERINLENFWDSDLRMFLKVDVEQGIEHEVQEIIIHHGNKIISQPCSVYELRRNEAVYNVRHNVWHKSTMCFNEESIMYKESIVPYQMSFGMKSQFCERKRGALQFSEGQHVYHLPL; from the coding sequence atggAACCAGGAGCTGCGTTGCGCGCTTACCTCCCGGACGATCTCGTCGCCGACATCCTCACCCGTCTCCCCGCCCGCTCCGTCTGCCGGTTCCGCGCCGTGTGCAGGTCATGGCGCGCCCTCGCCACGGAGCGGCAGTTCGTCCTCGCCCACGCCGCCcgcgaccgcgccgccgcggtccCCATGAATCACCACCACCGCAAGGTCCACCcgcccttctctccctccccccgccgcggcggcggcgagcccacCGTCATGCTCGCCTTCGTGATGATCTGCCGCCGCAACGAGCCTGACCGCTCCTTCTACTTGGAATCGCGCGAGGACGGCGCCTGCAAGCTCCTGGGTTGCTGGGATGGGATGATGTGCATCGATGTCAGGAGAGACTCGCCGGCTTGCCGCGACGGCATCGTGGTGGTCAACCCAATCTCCATGGCTTACGCCGTTGTCCGCAGCCCGATGCCCGATGGCGGCGAGTTCATCGCCGGGTACGCCCATCCGGACACCTTCGCCTTCCACCTCATGTATTGCTGCCACAATCAGGGTAAGGTGATCTTCCAGGTCATCAAGGCTGGAGACTCGCAATGGCGTGAGATTGCTGCAGATCGCCTCGCGATATCTGGGATCGATTTTGATAAGCAAGGTATCAGCTCTGTCGCGCTGCACGGGGGATTGCATTGGCAGCTGCGAACAAATTCAGGACAATGGGTGATGCTGGTGTATGATATGGTCACAGAGAAGTTCAGATCAATAGCCGCGCCGCAATGCGCGATTACTTGGGTAAGAGGACTCTCTGTGTTGTCCGGCAGACTGTGCAGCATTGTCATCCCCGAGTCCATGACCGCGGAGATCTGGGTTCTTGAGGACTATCATGAGCACCGGAGTTGGCATTGCATTAGGGAAATTGACATGGCTGCTTCTGCCGAGCGAATAAATTTAGAGAATTTTTGGGATTCAGACTTGAGGATGTTCCTCAAGGTGGACGTGGAGCAGGGTATTGAGCATGAGGTTCAAGAGATCATAATTCACCATGGGAACAAGATCATCTCGCAGCCCTGCTCTGTTTATGAATTGCGGCGCAATGAGGCTGTCTACAATGTTAGGCACAACGTCTGGCACAAGAGTACGATGTGCTTTAATGAAGAGTCCATCATGTACAAGGAGAGCATTGTGCCATACCAGATGAGCTTTGGCATGAAGTCACAGTTTTGTGAAAGGAAACGTGGTGCCTTGCAGTTTTCTGAAGGGCAACATGTTTACCATCTTCCTCTTTGA
- the LOC4348552 gene encoding MOB kinase activator-like 1A produces MSLFGLGSKNQKTFRPKKNAPSGNKGVQLKKHIDATLGSGNLRDAVRLPPGEDLNEWLAVNTVDFFNQVNILYGTLMEFCTPTTCPTMSAGPKFEYRWADGIQIKKPIEVSAPKYVEYLMDWIEVQLDDESIFPQKLGTPFPQNFREVVKTIFKRLFRVYAHIYHTHFQKIVSLKEEAHLNTCFKHFTLFTWEFKLIDKAELAPLIDLIESIVSVC; encoded by the exons ATGAGTCTTTTCGGCCTCGGAAGCAA GAACCAGAAGACATTCAGGCCAAAGAAGAATGCACCATCTGGCAATAAG GGTGTGCAGCTGAAGAAGCACATTGATGCAACCTTAGGAAGTGGTAATTTGAGGGATGCGGTCAGGCTGCCTCCTGGAGAGGATCTCAATGAATGGCTAGCTGTTAACA CTGTTGATTTCTTCAACCAGGTGAACATCCTTTACGGCACTCTGATGGAGTTCTGCACGCCTACTACATGTCCAACAATGTCAGCTGGACCTAA GTTTGAGTACAGATGGGCTGATGGAATTCAGATCAAGAAACCCATCGAGGTTTCGGCACCGAAATATGTCGAGTATCTGATGGACTGGATTGAGGTCCAGCTTGACGATGAATCCATTTTTCCTCAGAAACTTG GAACCCCCTTCCCACAAAATTTTCGGGAAGTCGTGAAGACGATATTCAAGCGCCTTTTCCGTGTTTATGCTCATATTTACCACACACATTTTCAGAAGATTGTGAGCCTCAAGGAAGAAGCCCACCTTAACACCTGCTTCAAGCATTTCACATTGTTCACCTGG GAGTTCAAATTGATCGATAAGGCTGAGCTTGCTCCACTTATCGACCTAATTGAGTCCATTGTTTCCGTTTGCTGA
- the LOC4348553 gene encoding F-box/LRR-repeat protein 15, with protein MADRGRMKGVEGGEGGSGAGEGAEGRDGEAREELELALSLGRRGWHLPAARREPPPPPAAMRWTMPPHSWDHDAAGSSRAATHVPPLRCRDIWHGDNDAGGAIEGAEEGDEEDEEGDEDGDRDLQSKRPKVRGFGEESPQHSGVNASFFGLESTHFPGSDEHGHFKLSHCPENELDFGLSLFPNDGVNENPGDGNVGDVEISGGENSEDVEIRMDLSDDLLHLIFSFLGQRDLCKAGASCKQWRSASMHEDFWKCLKFENTRISLQNFVDICHRYQNVTYLNLSGVPHAELLVMEAITCLRHLKTLIMGKGQLGEAFFQLLSECPLLTTLTVSDASLGSGIQEVTVNHDGLRELQILKCRALRISVRCSQLQILSLRRTGMAHVSLNCPQLVELDFQSCHKLSDNAIRQAATACPLLASLDMSSCSCVTDETLREIANSCPNLSVLDASNCPNISFESVRLPMLVDLRLLSCEGITSASMAAIAYSRLLEALQLDNCSLLTSVSLDLPHLKNISLVHLRKFAELTLRSPVLSYIKVSRCSVLHRVSITSNALQKLVLQKQESLSSLSLLCNNLIDVDLSDCESLTNAVCEVFSDGGGCPLLRSLILDNCESLSTVELNSSSMVNLSLAGCRSMTLLKLSCPNLQNVNLDGCDHLERASFCPVGLESLNLGICPKLSDLHIEAPKMSLLELKGCGVLSQASINCPRLTSLDASFCRKLMDDSLSQTAEACPLIENLILSSCVSIDLNGLSSLHCLHKLALLDLSYTFLTNLKPVFDSCPQLKILKLSACKYLSDSSLDALYREGALPMLVELDLSYSSIGQTAIEELLSCCTNLVNVNLNGCTNLHQLVCGSDDCSSGDMPVDVCPPDSAPVRSEEISERSDRLLEVLNCTGCPNIKKVIIPSMTTYLRLSKINLNLSTNLKEVDLTCSNLYTLNLSNCSSLEVLKLDCPRLTNLQLLACTMLQDEELESAISRCSALEILNVHSCPKINVLDFSRLRVVCPSLKRIQSSLIT; from the exons ATGGCGGACCGGGGGAGGATGAAGGGGGTGGAGGGTGGCGAGGGAGGGAGTGGTGCCGGGGAAGGGGCGGAGGGGAGGGACGGGGAGGCACGGGAGGAGCTGGAGCTCGCGCTGTCGCTGGGGCGGCGAGGGTGGCATTTGCCGGCAGCGCGGcgcgagccgccgcccccgcccgcgGCTATGAGGTGGACGATGCCTCCTCATTCATGGGACCACGACGCAGCCGGGAGCTCGCGGGCTGCGACACACGTCCCTCCGCTTAGGTGTCGCGACATTTGGCACGGAGACAATGATGCAGGGGGCGCTATAGAGGGcgcggaggagggagacgaggaggacgaggagggagatgaggaTGGAGACAGGGATCTGCAGAGTAAACGGCCCAAAGTGCGCGGCTTCGGCGA AGAAAGCCCACAACATTCTGGTGTAAATGCTTCCTTCTTTGGCTTGGAATCAACACATTTCCCTGGTTCTGATGAACATGGCCATTTCAAGCTCTCACACTGTCCAGAAAATGAATTAGATTTTGGTTTGTCGCTTTTCCCAAATGATGGTGTTAATGAGAACCCAGGGGATGGCAATGTTGGTGATGTAGAAATCTCAGGTGGAGAAAATTCTGAAGATGTTGAAATAAGAATGGATCTATCTGATGATCTATTGCACCTG ATATTCTCTTTCTTGGGTCAGAGGGATCTATGCAAAGCAGGTGCCTCCTGTAAACAGTGGCGCTCTGCAAGTATGCATGAGGACTTCTGGAAATGCTTGAAGTTTGAGAATACTAGGATATCTCTGCAAAACT TTGTTGACATTTGCCATCGTTACCAAAATGTGACATACCTAAATCTGTCTGGTGTCCCACATGCAGAATTACTGGTGATGGAAGCGATAACATGCTTAAG GCATCTCAAGACACTAATAATGGGCAAAGGGCAGCTGGGAGAAGCATTTTTTCAGTTGTTGTCTGAGTGCCCATTACTGACTACTCTGACAGTTAGTGATGCATCCCTCGGGAGTGGCATTCAAGAAGTAACTGTTAATCACGATGGATTACGTGAACTTCAAATTTTGAAGTGTCGTGCACTCAGAATATCTGTCAG ATGTTCCCAGCTTCAAATACTCTCATTGAGGCGAACTGGCATGGCTCATGTATCACTCAACTGTCCCCAGTTGGTTGAATTGGATTTTCAGTCCTGCCATAAACTTTCTGATAATGCCATTCGCCAAGCTGCTACAGCTTGTCCGCTGTTAGCATCACTAGATATGTCATCTTGCTCATGTGTTACTGATGAGACACTGCGTGAGATAGCTAATTCATGTCCGAATCTCTCTGTTCTTGATGCATCTAACTGCCCAAACATTTCATTTGAG TCGGTAAGGCTTCCTATGTTGGTAGACCTGAGACTACTAAGTTGTGAGGGGATCACGTCTGCTTCCATGGCTGCAATAGCTTACAGTCGTCTGCTTGAG GCATTACAACTTGATAACTGCAGTTTGTTGACATCTGTGTCTTTGGATCTGCCACATCTCAAGAACATAAGTCTTGTTCACCTGCGCAA GTTTGCTGAGTTGACTTTGCGAAGTCCTGTTCTTTCTTACATTAAAGTTTCCAGATGCTCAGTACTTCATCGTGTTAGCATAACATCAAATGCTCTTCAG AAATTGGTGTTGCAAAAGCAAGAGAGCCTATCAAGTTTGTCATTGTTATGCAACAACTTGATCGATGTCGATCTTAGTGACTGCGAATCATTAACAAATGCAGTTTGCGAAGTTTTCAGTGATGGAGGTGGTTGCCCATTGCTCAGATCATTGATTCTTGACAACTGTGAG AGTCTGAGCACTGTTGAACTGAATAGTAGTTCCATGGTCAATCTCTCTCTTGCTGGTTGCCGCTCCATGACATTACTAAAACTTTCATGCCCAAATCTGCAAAATGTGAATCTTGATGGCTGTGATCACCTCGAAAGGGCGTCATTTTGTCCA GTTGGTCTTGAATCCCTAAACCTtggaatatgtccaaaattaaGTGATCTTCACATTGAGGCCCCAAAGATGTCTCTATTGGAGCTGAAGGGTTGTGGTGTTCTTTCCCAGGCATCAATAAATTGCCCTCGCTTGACATCCTTAGATGCCTCATTCTGCAG GAAACTAATGGATGATTCACTGTCTCAAACAGCAGAGGCGTGCCCGCTAATTGAAAATCTTATCCTGTCATCATGTGTATCAATTGACCTCAATGGATTGTCCTCTTTGCATTGCCTTCATAAGCTGGCCTTGCTTGACCTGTCATACACATTTTTGACCAACTTGAAGCCTGTTTTTGACAGTTGCCCACAGTTAAAG ATCTTAAAACTTTCGGCTTGCAAGTATCTCAGTGATTCATCATTAGATGCCCTATACAGAGAGGGTGCTCTTCCTATGTTGGTTGAGCTAGATCTGTCCTACTCATCCATTGGGCAGACTGCAATCGAGGAGCTTCTTTCATGTTGTACAAATTTGGTTAATGTGAATCTGAATGGATGCACAAACCTGCATCAGTTGGTGTGTGGGTCAGATGACTGCAGTTCTGGTGACATGCCTGTTGATGTTTGTCCACCTGATTCAGCACCAGTGAGGAGTGAAGAGATCAGTGAAAGGTCTGATCGTCTGCTTGAAGTTCTGAATTGTACTGGTTGTCCAAATATTAAGAAAGTCATCATCCCTTCAATGACAACCTATCTACGCCTGTCTAAAATCAATCTTAATCTGTCCACAAATTTAAAGGAAGTGGATTTGACATGCTCCAATCTTTATACTTTGAACCTGAG CAATTGTAGCTCCCTGGAGGTTCTGAAGCTTGATTGCCCAAGACTGACAAATCTCCAACTTCTG GCATGCACCATGTTGCAAGATGAGGAACTAGAATCTGCAATATCGCGCTGCAGTGCATTGGAGATTCTCAATGTGCACTCTTGTCCAAAG ATAAATGTGCTGGACTTTAGCAGACTGCGTGTGGTTTGTCCAAGCCTCAAGCGCATCCAAAGCAGCCTTATCACATAA